The Oncorhynchus kisutch isolate 150728-3 unplaced genomic scaffold, Okis_V2 Okis02a-Okis13b_hom, whole genome shotgun sequence genome includes the window TGTTAAAACAACATTGTATGTATTATAAAAGATGAGTTAAAATGCattcatccacccacccacccatccaatCCCACTCACCCCAGCCAGTGAGGAACTCTGCAGCATAGCGGTATATGAGGTTCATGATCTCTATAACCACAGCGTAGATAATACTGGGGATAAAAAGTAGCAGTCCTGTCCATAAGGTAGGCTCCTCATCATGGATCATCAAGGCCCAGCCCTCCATGTCAAAGTAGATCATCATGacgtagagagacaggtagaggcacaacagcacaaagggaacAGACACCAGGTAGATCCTCAGCTGACGCTTGGCGTTTGAGTAGAGTGGCTCCGCCCGCCCCGTGACGGGGTTGACGCCCAAGACGCCGTGGAAGCCCGGCCTCGGCTCCTCGAAGGCTTTCTTCCTGCTTAGGGTGCCCCAGCCGTACGCCAGCGAAGCGCTGAGGCGCTTCCACAACTCCAGAATCACCGTGCACCACACCAGGTTGAAGCCGGCGAACACCGTGAACTTGTCGTAGTCCTCCCAGTCGAAGAGGTAGTATGGTATGCCTATGAGGGCCATGGGGATCAGGGCCAAGGTGAAATACTCCAGGAAACCAAAGTAGAGTGCCATACCCTCACCAAAGTAGTGCCTGATGTCATCTGGATGGACCATGGGGAATCATGGGGAGGATTTAGTCACAAACAAGCTATTAGAAGGTTCTTAGAATGTTCCATGTCTTGTACATGATGATAGCCTAATCATTTGATATACTCCAGTGAAGTTCATATTGAAAGAGATGGAGAACACTAAGATAATACTGTGTAGCCTTAGGATTCAAAGGGCAAAATGATCAAGCCATGGCAACTGTAACTTACCAAGAGGCTGGAAGGACAACTTGATCTTTTTGAACCAGGAAAAGGAAAGCCTTTTGAGTTCCTCCTTCTCATGCAGAGGGAAAACTTGGACAAGGATCCCCTTTGATTGCATTCTGCGTACtgagattacattaaaaacaGAAGAGTCAGTCCattcacacccccccccccccagtctcctgACGCTATTTGTCATGTGATTCTAGCCATCTTTATTAGATAAACATAATGAAACTTGAACTAGTGGCCCATGCCAGTGTTTCCCCAACTCCAGTACCTCCAACAGAACATGTTGTTACAGCCTCAGACAAACTCACCTggttcaactcattgagggcttgatgattagttgacaagttcaatcaggtgtgtttgtctgGGACTACAATaacaaatgtgtactgttgggggtactggagaacCGGGGTTGGGAAAAGCTGGCCTATGCAGGCCTATGCTCTTTTGGTGAGAGATAATTCCCGAGTTAAGTTGCTGAAGTGCTAAAAATGACTCTGAGAACATTGGCTACTTGAGAGCAATGAAAACAGTTGAGTTTGAACTGTTAACTTTCCTCATAATGAGAGAAAGCTTAGTTTTCTGAAACAATAACATACAATGGTGGGGACCCACATATGTACTAGTATatttgtataaaaataaaaagctttAATTTCACGTCATTTCTTGACAAAATTATTTCCAAAACGTTGCATTATTTTTCTAAACAATTGGTTAAGCTGAATAGCAGTCTATCTGCTCAGCAAGAGCATTGACTCCTTATCTTGTATTTGAATAATCCACTGACATTTGCATATTTATTGTCCTTATTGCTGACTCTGATGGGGAGACAATGTGAGGATTATGTATGTTATGTTTCAAATATGGAATTGgcttcagacctgggttcaaatagtattggtTTTCATGTGTGCTGAACTTGACTGAGCCATACAGAAGATCTATACACCTGACTGACATCAGCATGATGGAAAAGGAACAGGGATTCATTGGGCCAGGTGATGTTTTTACACTTCTCAATTGTCCAGTATTGGTGATTGCATCCCAACTGGAGCTGCTTCTTGtctttagctgataggagtggaacccagtgtggttgtctgctgcaatagcctatccgtgacaaggaccgacgagttgtgcATTCCGAGATGACGTTCTGtgccgttatttgcctgtttgcggcccgcctgttagcttgtaCGATTCTTGctattctccttcgacctctcatcaacgagccGTTTTTACCCACAGGACTGActctgactggatgttttttgtttgtcgtaCCATTCTTGGTAAACCCTCGACACTGTCATGCATGAAAATATACTGGAACCGGCacgcctggcaccgacgatcataccacgctcagtcgctttgcccattctaacgttcaatcgatcagtaactgaatgcctcgctgcctgtctgcctgctttatatagcaagccacggccacatgactcactgtctgtaggagtgcACTATTTTGGTGAACGgagtggtgtacctaataaactgccCACAGTGTTAATGGCTCTGAGCTTCCCTAGCACAatagaaccaatggaatagtcacaAAAGTccaaaccctgcccatctggcaTTCCAATCCAGGCAGCAGGCTCagagtatttgaaagaaaatgtacactatttgaaaccaggtttgaTGACTGTGCACCCAGTGTTTCAGTGTGGCTGAGGTCATAGGGTCAGTGGTGTACTTACTGACTGACTTCCCTGGATACAGTTTCATCTTCGGATATCCAGGCACGTGGGCCTCATCCTTGGCCCTCAGGTTGTCCAGTTCATGTTTTATGATGTATTGACACTCTGCCATGCTCAGAAAACCATCCCCATCACCTGTAGTATAGAGACACAGACAATTAACAAAGTTACAGTCACTCTACAATACAATAACGTGCTCTTACACTAGTGTAGTAATgatgtttatttaaaaaacatgctGTATTTACATATCAATCTAGTTATTGCATTGTATTGTAATTGTATAGTAATATAGTTGTAATAATATAATACAGAACATTTAAAATACTATTCATCATCTATAGTACATTCACAGTTTACTATGTATGCATCACTAATGGCACCTATGCGTTaaggaatagggcgccatttgtgACGTACTGTACCCTAGATTACCTTGGAACTCTTTGAAGTTGTGCTTGTTGGCATACGTGAAGCCTCTCATGGAGCCGTCGTTGAATTCCTTGAAGAAGCCCACGTCCTCAGCTCCGTATAGGAGCCTTTGCCAGGAGGCCCCCACCACATACACATTGGGGTTGTCCTTCTCCGTGCCCTGAGCCCCTGGAGTCAGCTGCTCCACCAGCAGCTCAGCCCCTAACACAGCAGAGGAATCAGGATAGGTATGAAGGCATCAATAGGCTAGGTGTtcatcccaaattacaccctaatccctttatagtgcactacttttgaccagggctcagatcaaaagtagtgcactatgtatggaatagggtgccatttggggacgTAGCCTAGGGCAACCATATTGTATCAACAGAGTCAGACTGACTGGTTAATAGATACAGTAACTAAAAGGGACTTTCACACTATTGTACCGAACCGTGCTCTTTTCAGTGAGTATTTCACGATATAAGTGATAAGGTCAGCCTGCTTTGTTTTCACATAGCTTATCGCAGGTGGCATcagggcccgtattcataaaGGGAGTGCTGATCActgggagtgctgatctagggtcagttttGGTATTTAGATCATAATAATATTTTAtaaacagatcctagatcagcactcctactctgagacgctttgtggaaACGGGCCCAGATATGTTATCGGATCAGTTTCGCTCACTTTCAGAGAGCACGATAGAGTGAAAGCCAAAAGAGAGGAAGCAGAGGCAATTTGAAAAGCGATGGAGAGAAGACTGTTTCAACTGTTGGGAAGCTTCAAATCTCTGTTCCCAATATACAGTAGGTAAGTTAAGCTCAATGTACTGTACCTCCATCTTGCTGCTTGTCTCTGACCCTGTTTAATAACCATGCGATGGCTTCCTCTTTGGTTTCCGAAACTAACTCGATGACCACCAGAGGTACAAATGTTGAGCCATCACTGTCATACACTGACAAGCTTTTTTGCATTTTCCCCTCTCCCTGTGAAGCCTGGGGAGAGACAAGATAGGAAACAAATGAATTAAACATGACTGCCTACAAGGACCAAAAGGACAAGGCCAGAATAGCATTCTTCAGTTTTGAACATCCGAGTATCGGTGTacagtgaaaatatgttttacataGCCTAAATACATAAACAACATTGGCTATTTAAATCTATAAAATAAAATATCAGTTGTTGCACATACAAATGTTGCTATAGGTAACCAAATTACTTATTGCTCCTCTTGCAAATGTGAGTTGCAGCACCTTCACCTGGCCTAAAACAATCTTATATTACCTAACAAGGTGTGGTATGTTCAGGGGTTCAGCCTTGAGGCGTTTTACTAGTCTGAGTACCAGTCTCTTTAGcgaacattccactccttgccactccttGTCATTGCCAAAAAAGCTGGCCTTTCAGCAATCTCAACGTtcaatagagagaaatagtaatggcgtctttttgtaTGCACTAACTCCGCCATAGCTCGCTGGACAAAGCTTATGGGAAAACGAATGAAGTTTTGTAGGTTTTTTGGGCTAAAGAGACTGGTCTGATTCAgacgggttgggttaaatgcagaagacaaaTTTCAGTTGACTGGATTCAGTTGCACAACTAACTAACTAGGTATCCTCCTTTACCTTTCCCAGGCTAGCTTTTTACAGTCTGAAGTCGTTAACTTCTGAAGTTGCCTTCATATTCTAAAACGCCTTCTCTTTAAGtcattcttatggcttgggttcAGCCCAACTGATTGATGTCATTCGACTGTTTACTTTAGACGTTGAATCACAACGGCCTCAAAAAACAGATTTCCCATGTATTAAAGAGGTTCAAATGTAATTTGCTCCTAAATCTGATTCTGAATATCAGCTAaagctggctagtgacagtgacagcTGAGTGTTTTGGTGTGAGAGAGGGCGGGGCATGAACCGCACGTTCGTTGCAGTATCGATGGGTGGCTATAAACACTGTTACAGGGTATACTCATGATTGCTTTACTCTGAAGAAATGTGTTGAGCTTTGACGTAACATTGTCACGTACAACTGGGGAAACATTTGACGCAAATCGGAAAAGTAGATACCGGTAGGCCTTTTACATCAACAAATCTCTATAAACAAGGCTACTCACCACGTGCTTCGTTCGCTGGCACAATAAGGTCCACTTTTAAAGGTTGCCCGCGATGCCAAGTCGACAATAAATACCTATTTCGAATCTTCTATTGTCTTGAGAAATCAGAAGA containing:
- the ano10a gene encoding anoctamin-10; translated protein: MQKSLSVYDSDGSTFVPLVVIELVSETKEEAIAWLLNRVRDKQQDGGAELLVEQLTPGAQGTEKDNPNVYVVGASWQRLLYGAEDVGFFKEFNDGSMRGFTYANKHNFKEFQGDGDGFLSMAECQYIIKHELDNLRAKDEAHVPGYPKMKLYPGKSVIRRMQSKGILVQVFPLHEKEELKRLSFSWFKKIKLSFQPLDDIRHYFGEGMALYFGFLEYFTLALIPMALIGIPYYLFDWEDYDKFTVFAGFNLVWCTVILELWKRLSASLAYGWGTLSRKKAFEEPRPGFHGVLGVNPVTGRAEPLYSNAKRQLRIYLVSVPFVLLCLYLSLYVMMIYFDMEGWALMIHDEEPTLWTGLLLFIPSIIYAVVIEIMNLIYRYAAEFLTGWENHRLESTFQNHLVLKVLVFNFFNCFASLFYIAFVMQDMVLLRQSLATLLITSQILNQIMEAFLPYWLQRRRNKKAHKRMIKTMEDKELPLSEQVKLEADMSTYLGTFDDYLELFLLFGYVSLFSCVYPLAAVLVVLNNVTEVYSDAFKMCKVFKRPFSEPAANIGVWQLAFEAMSVIAVVTNCALIGMSPQVKSYFPESETQLIMWVVGFEHFLLASKFILTFVIPDVPKHIQIKLSRLEFESLEALKKRKMLEASGIPKTDK